One region of Myxococcus fulvus genomic DNA includes:
- a CDS encoding tetratricopeptide repeat protein, with amino-acid sequence MTRWRLLAMCLFGMTACVTTPTAPPVPASCEPGALLPCAEWGQKLLREGDRYRATEAFAKACEEGDLSACMTEGELRKEAGDYNGAERPLRKVYDTGQESAAIALAEVHEARGGPRDLQLASDFRHEALALNKPDTEVVFALRVTSEAGAATELSFNLQPMAFNHRRLGFGLNTVMGPPDLFEINGFGGYQHYVSPWFVPYARLMMGARSVAGGSALNVGGEAGAKLAWEDIGHLNMAAGVSMASGGYFSVGLGLNGLIVLALLLQVR; translated from the coding sequence ATGACGCGGTGGCGACTGCTGGCGATGTGTCTCTTCGGGATGACGGCGTGCGTGACGACACCGACGGCCCCACCGGTGCCCGCCTCGTGCGAGCCGGGGGCGCTGCTGCCTTGCGCGGAGTGGGGGCAGAAGCTCTTGCGCGAGGGCGACCGCTATCGCGCCACCGAGGCCTTCGCCAAGGCCTGTGAGGAAGGCGACCTGTCCGCGTGCATGACGGAGGGGGAGCTGCGCAAGGAGGCTGGTGACTACAACGGCGCCGAGCGTCCCCTGCGCAAGGTCTACGACACGGGGCAGGAGTCCGCCGCCATCGCGCTGGCGGAGGTGCACGAGGCCCGTGGCGGCCCCAGGGACCTCCAGCTCGCGTCGGACTTCCGACACGAGGCCCTCGCGCTGAACAAGCCGGACACGGAGGTGGTCTTCGCCCTGCGCGTGACGTCCGAGGCGGGCGCCGCGACGGAGCTGTCCTTCAACCTGCAACCCATGGCCTTCAACCACCGGCGCCTGGGCTTCGGGCTGAACACCGTGATGGGGCCCCCCGACCTGTTCGAGATCAACGGCTTCGGCGGCTACCAGCACTACGTGTCGCCGTGGTTCGTCCCCTACGCGCGGCTGATGATGGGGGCCCGCTCGGTGGCCGGAGGCAGCGCGCTGAACGTCGGCGGCGAGGCCGGGGCCAAGCTGGCCTGGGAGGACATCGGCCACCTCAACATGGCCGCGGGCGTCTCCATGGCCAGCGGCGGCTACTTCTCCGTGGGCCTGGGCCTCAATGGCCTCATCGTCCTCGCGCTCCTGTTGCAGGTCCGCTGA